The Vitis riparia cultivar Riparia Gloire de Montpellier isolate 1030 chromosome 10, EGFV_Vit.rip_1.0, whole genome shotgun sequence genome includes a region encoding these proteins:
- the LOC117923269 gene encoding PLASMODESMATA CALLOSE-BINDING PROTEIN 2-like, translated as MGATVLHRFIFFLLCLYPCSGSSVAGIPPAEAIKQINQENRILFSFSDFTSQLDSIPIINPSTPTTTTPIVNPYTTPPAPVYTDPNTTPTTPTTTPTTPTTTPTTPTTTPTTPTTTPTTPTTTPTTPTTTPTSPTTTTPAASTGSWCIASPAASETALQVAIDYACGYGGADCSAIQSSGSCYNPNTLRDHASYAFNDYYQKNPAPTSCVFGGTAQLSYTDPSSANCRYAATSASATVTPVTPATPATPMTPTGSTPTDIPSGSTVYGSEPTATPTLSLAVSMSSSSLLLFTATCLLVLLLTANYV; from the exons ATGGGCGCTACAGTTCTTCATcgtttcattttcttcctcttgTGCCTTTACCCCTGTTCAG GGTCAAGTGTTGCAGGGATACCTCCTGCAGAAGCAATTAAGCAAATCAATCAAGAAAACAGGATATTATTCTCATTTTCGGATTTCACCTCTCAACTGGATTCTATTCCCATTATCAACCCTTCAACTCCAACTACAACAACTCCCATCGTTAATCCATACACAACCCCACCAGCACCCGTTTATACAGATCCAAACACGACTCCGACCACGCCAACCACGACTCCAACCACGCCAACCACGACTCCTACCACGCCAACCACGACTCCAACCACGCCAACCACGACTCCAACCACTCCAACCACGACTCCAACCACGCCAACCACGACTCCAACCTCTCCAACCACAACAACCCCTGCAGCATCAACTGGATCTTGGTGTATTGCTAGTCCAGCTGCTTCAGAAACAGCTCTACAAGTAGCTATTGACTATGCCTGTGGCTATGGAGGTGCAGACTGTTCAGCAATTCAATCAAGTGGAAGTTGCTACAACCCAAACACTCTTCGTGACCATGCTTCTTATGCCTTCAATGACTACTACCAGAAGAACCCAGCTCCCACTAGCTGTGTCTTTGGAGGAACAGCGCAACTTTCCTACACTGACCCAA GTTCAGCAAATTGTCGCTATGCAGCAACCAG CGCAAGTGCAACAGTTACTCCAGTTACCCCGGCTACCCCAGCTACCCCGATGACCCCTACTGGATCAACCCCAACCGACATCCCTTCTGGATCAACAGTTTATGGTTCAGAACCAACAGCAACCCCCACCCTCAGCTTGGCAGTCTCCATGTCATCTAGCTCACTGCTTCTCTTCACTGCAACTTGTCTCCTAGTGTTGCTCCTTACTGCAAACTATGTCTAA
- the LOC117923278 gene encoding cold-regulated 413 inner membrane protein 1, chloroplastic-like, with protein MSSLSISTATAFSLHSKPFLSLQSPPHQAKLFSLRFHHLRFQGNHGVVMKKNRRGFGAVCYSAPLTPQNLQWVCTVSSAVLMLSRGTAAQKSFLVPFFALQAPTSIISWIKGEYGAWAAFLALLVRLFFFIPGELELPFVALLLVIVAPYQVMNLRGTQMGAIVSLLIAGYLAFQHFSRAGSLQRAFNQGSVVASLAIICTTAVSCLLFI; from the exons ATGTCGTCCCTTTCCATCTCCACTGCAACCGCTTTCTCTCTCCATTCCAAACCCTTTCTCTCTTTACAATCTCCACCGCATCAGGCCAAGCTCTTCTCCCTCCGGTTCCACCATCTCAG GTTTCAGGGTAATCATGGCGTGGTGATGAAGAAGAACCGCCGTGGATTTGGTGCGGTTTGTTACTCTGCGCCTCTCACTCCTCAGAACCTCCAATGGGTCTGCACTGTGTCATCTGC GGTTTTAATGCTTTCAAGGGGAACTGCAGCACAGAAATCATTCCTTGTTCCTTTTTTTGCTTTACAGGCACCTACAAGCATCATCTCATGGATCAA GGGTGAATATGGTGCTTGGGCTGCATTCTTGGCACTCCTTGTtcgtctcttcttcttcattcctG GTGAACTGGAGCTGCCTTTTGTAGCATTACTACTGGTGATTGTGGCACCCTATCAAGTAATGAACCTAAG GGGAACACAAATGGGTGCGATTGTTTCCCTGTTGATTGCTGGATACCTGGCTTTTCAGCATTTCTCACGGGCAGGCAGTTTACAAAGAGCATTCAACCAAGGTTCAGTTGTTGCCAGCTTAGCCATCATTTGTACTACTGCAGTGTCATGCTTactctttatttga